In one Fodinicola acaciae genomic region, the following are encoded:
- a CDS encoding RNA polymerase sigma factor gives MTVEAVARLVRDEGVRVLATLIRVTGNVDLAEDATQDAVVRALETWPRDGVPDNPRGWLLVTAKRRAIDVIRREARRAGKEAAAMDWTSEPEDERPDLLRLVFTCCHPALSLDAQVALALRTLGGLATAEVARGLLVPEATMAKRLTRAKQKIQRAAIPYRVPDADELPDRLAGVAATVYLIFNEGYSAGGGADLVRVELTVEAIRLARLLAELMPDEPTVLGLLALLLLQNARRDARVGPSGEVVLLADQDRSRWDARAIKEGVELVGAALRRTPDRPNSYVVQAAIAACHALAPTNWDTIVSWYDVLLSVHDTPVVRLNRAAAVSERDGPAAGLSIVDSIGDLQAYPWWHATRAELLCRLGRDVEARAAYEEALRLDLNEPQAAHLRRRLADLSP, from the coding sequence CTGACCGTGGAGGCCGTCGCGCGGCTGGTCCGCGACGAGGGCGTGCGCGTACTGGCGACGCTGATCCGCGTCACCGGCAACGTCGACCTCGCCGAGGACGCGACCCAGGACGCGGTCGTCCGCGCTCTGGAGACCTGGCCGCGCGACGGCGTGCCGGACAACCCGCGCGGCTGGCTGCTGGTGACCGCGAAGCGGCGCGCCATCGACGTCATCCGGCGTGAGGCGCGGCGCGCCGGCAAGGAGGCGGCGGCGATGGACTGGACGAGCGAGCCGGAGGACGAGCGTCCGGATCTCCTCCGGCTGGTGTTCACCTGCTGCCATCCGGCGTTGTCGCTGGACGCGCAGGTGGCGCTGGCGCTGCGTACGCTCGGCGGCCTGGCGACCGCCGAGGTCGCGCGTGGCCTGCTGGTGCCGGAGGCGACGATGGCCAAACGGCTCACCCGCGCCAAGCAGAAGATCCAGCGCGCGGCCATCCCGTACCGCGTGCCGGACGCCGACGAGCTGCCCGACCGGCTCGCCGGTGTCGCCGCGACCGTCTACCTGATCTTCAACGAAGGCTATTCGGCCGGCGGGGGCGCTGACCTGGTGCGCGTGGAGTTGACGGTCGAGGCGATCCGGCTCGCGCGGTTACTGGCCGAGCTGATGCCGGACGAGCCGACGGTCCTCGGCCTGCTGGCGCTTTTGTTGCTGCAGAACGCTCGCCGCGACGCGCGCGTCGGACCGTCCGGCGAGGTCGTTCTGCTCGCCGACCAGGACCGGTCGCGGTGGGACGCTCGCGCGATCAAGGAAGGCGTCGAGCTGGTCGGCGCGGCGCTGCGGCGTACGCCCGACCGGCCGAACAGCTATGTCGTCCAGGCCGCGATCGCCGCCTGCCACGCGCTCGCGCCGACCAACTGGGACACCATCGTGTCCTGGTATGACGTGCTGTTGTCCGTGCACGACACTCCGGTCGTACGGCTCAACCGTGCGGCGGCGGTCAGCGAGCGGGACGGCCCGGCGGCCGGACTGTCCATTGTGGACAGCATCGGTGATCTGCAGGCCTATCCCTGGTGGCACGCGACGCGAGCCGAGCTGTTGTGCCGCCTTGGTCGCGATGTGGAGGCACGTGCGGCGTACGAGGAGGCGTTGCGGCTGGACCTCAACGAACCCCAGGCCGCGCACCTGCGCCGCCGCCTCGCCGACCTCAGTCCTTGA
- a CDS encoding ABC transporter permease produces MTTIAYDHRPLGWLRHSLVLARRSLAKTTRSPGVIMNGVVTPALFLVLFLYLFGGSVAGSTGAYLRYLFPGILVMSAGLAGLVSTGTAINLDLKSGVTDRFRSLPISRLAPLLGSVLADLVRYLVGVAILFGLGALLGFRAQGGFLAVLEACGLAVLFGFCLSWVTVFVGVLVKDANAVLAISFVSFLPLQLGTSLAAPVGTLPGWLHAWTGVNPITYAMDACRGLLNGTAAGGAVVTTLIWCAALFVVFCPLAVRAYGRQQ; encoded by the coding sequence ATGACCACCATCGCCTACGACCACCGGCCGCTCGGCTGGCTGCGGCACAGCCTCGTCCTGGCGCGGCGCAGCCTGGCCAAGACGACCCGCAGCCCCGGCGTGATCATGAACGGCGTCGTGACCCCGGCGCTGTTCCTGGTGCTGTTCCTGTATCTGTTCGGCGGCTCGGTGGCCGGCTCGACCGGCGCGTACCTGCGCTATCTGTTCCCCGGGATCCTGGTCATGAGCGCCGGCCTGGCCGGACTGGTCTCCACCGGTACGGCGATCAACCTCGACCTGAAAAGCGGGGTGACGGACCGGTTTCGCAGCCTGCCGATCAGCCGGCTCGCGCCGCTGCTCGGCTCCGTGCTCGCCGATCTGGTCCGCTATCTGGTCGGCGTCGCGATCCTGTTCGGCCTCGGCGCGCTGCTCGGTTTCCGCGCGCAAGGCGGCTTCCTCGCGGTGCTGGAGGCGTGTGGGCTGGCCGTGCTGTTCGGCTTCTGCCTGAGTTGGGTCACGGTCTTCGTTGGCGTACTGGTGAAAGACGCCAACGCCGTGCTGGCGATCAGCTTCGTCAGCTTTCTGCCGCTGCAGCTCGGCACGAGTCTGGCCGCGCCGGTCGGCACGCTGCCGGGATGGCTGCACGCGTGGACCGGCGTCAATCCGATCACCTACGCGATGGACGCGTGCCGCGGCTTGCTGAACGGCACGGCGGCCGGTGGCGCGGTCGTCACGACGTTGATCTGGTGTGCCGCGCTGTTCGTGGTGTTCTGTCCGCTGGCCGTACGCGCGTATGGCCGCCAGCAGTGA
- a CDS encoding transcriptional regulator, whose product MTILHTLRCVGFVAPERLVEVTGLAEADIEAELIDLAAAGLVSREFGSWGLTEAGRDTDARNVAAELEKAGTRADLAAAYDRFLPLNKEMLDVCTAWQLLPSDGAMKLNDHTDPAYDALVLDRLADFHHRADVVLAEFSAALRRFERYRVRLAAALEQLDRGFTRYFTDDFASYHIVWFQLHEDVLATLGIPR is encoded by the coding sequence ATGACGATCCTGCACACACTGCGATGCGTCGGTTTTGTTGCACCAGAACGGCTCGTGGAGGTGACCGGCCTGGCCGAGGCCGACATCGAGGCGGAGCTGATCGACCTCGCCGCCGCCGGCCTGGTCAGCCGCGAGTTCGGCAGCTGGGGTCTCACCGAGGCCGGCCGCGACACCGACGCACGAAATGTCGCGGCAGAGCTGGAAAAAGCCGGGACTCGAGCTGACCTCGCCGCCGCGTACGACAGATTCCTGCCGCTCAACAAGGAAATGCTCGACGTGTGTACGGCGTGGCAGCTCCTGCCGTCCGACGGCGCCATGAAACTCAACGACCACACCGATCCGGCATATGACGCTCTGGTCCTGGACCGCCTCGCCGACTTCCACCACCGCGCGGATGTCGTCCTGGCCGAGTTTTCCGCCGCGCTGCGACGATTCGAGCGTTATCGCGTCCGGCTGGCGGCGGCCCTCGAGCAGCTGGATCGCGGTTTCACCCGCTATTTCACCGACGATTTCGCGTCCTATCACATCGTCTGGTTCCAACTGCACGAGGACGTGCTCGCCACCCTCGGGATTCCGCGCTGA
- a CDS encoding ArsR/SmtB family transcription factor, whose product MSLRIEFSAADLAKITISRTPDPFWEVLLALHLINARPVSAAFQQWTGPVPITTATKRLLALAPPRGYSPDFLTPAEGAGGVDAGIDAIMSTPRSQLRREIGKLQAGRSATGSWLGDLADGDKAALGGIAKAIRDFHRAVLEPRWQMLQATVASDRARRAETLMNRGIAGLFDALHPSLRWRPPVLELTGQHVDGELRLAGRGLRLIPSFFCYGAPTVLEDDSLPPVLVYPVNEIPGWLEPVGEPDDRTALVALLGPTRAKVLVAAADGCTTTELGRRAGISPASASYHATVLREAGLVTTRRNGMSVRHDLTALGLAVLDRRLPN is encoded by the coding sequence ATGAGCCTGCGCATCGAGTTCTCCGCGGCGGATCTGGCCAAGATAACGATTTCGCGCACGCCAGATCCGTTCTGGGAAGTGTTGTTGGCTCTCCACCTGATAAACGCGCGTCCGGTGTCGGCCGCGTTCCAGCAGTGGACCGGTCCGGTCCCGATAACCACCGCGACGAAACGACTGCTGGCACTCGCGCCTCCGCGCGGTTACTCGCCTGATTTCCTCACCCCGGCCGAAGGCGCCGGCGGCGTCGACGCCGGCATCGACGCCATCATGTCCACGCCGCGCAGCCAGTTACGCCGGGAAATAGGAAAACTGCAGGCAGGCCGGTCGGCGACCGGATCATGGCTCGGCGATCTCGCCGACGGCGACAAGGCGGCCCTGGGCGGCATCGCCAAGGCGATCCGGGACTTCCACCGGGCCGTACTCGAACCGCGCTGGCAGATGCTGCAGGCCACGGTCGCCAGCGATCGCGCCAGACGCGCCGAAACCCTGATGAACCGCGGCATCGCCGGCCTGTTCGACGCGCTGCATCCGAGCCTGCGCTGGCGGCCGCCGGTGCTGGAGCTGACCGGCCAGCACGTCGACGGCGAGCTGCGGCTGGCCGGCCGCGGACTGCGGCTGATCCCGTCGTTTTTCTGCTATGGCGCGCCAACCGTACTGGAGGACGACTCGCTGCCGCCGGTGCTGGTCTATCCGGTCAACGAGATCCCCGGGTGGCTCGAGCCGGTCGGCGAGCCGGATGACCGCACGGCCCTGGTCGCGTTGCTCGGACCGACCAGAGCGAAGGTCCTGGTCGCCGCCGCCGACGGCTGTACGACGACCGAGCTTGGCCGGCGCGCCGGGATCTCGCCCGCGTCGGCCAGCTATCACGCGACCGTGCTGCGCGAGGCCGGCCTGGTCACCACGCGACGCAACGGCATGTCGGTGCGGCACGACCTGACCGCACTCGGTCTGGCCGTCCTGGACCGCCGTCTCCCTAACTAA
- a CDS encoding putative quinol monooxygenase has translation MIFITAKFRVRPEDADRWPEISAEFTAATRGEPGCLWFDWSRSLDDPTEYVLVEAFKDGDAGVAHVTSDHFKKAQQTLPPHLVATPKIVNTTLEQNDWSELGEMAVKD, from the coding sequence ATGATCTTCATTACCGCGAAGTTCAGGGTCCGCCCGGAAGACGCGGACCGCTGGCCGGAGATCTCCGCCGAGTTCACCGCGGCGACCCGCGGCGAGCCCGGCTGCCTGTGGTTCGACTGGTCTCGCAGCCTCGACGACCCCACCGAGTACGTGCTGGTGGAGGCGTTCAAGGACGGCGACGCCGGCGTCGCGCACGTGACCTCCGACCATTTCAAGAAGGCACAGCAGACGCTGCCGCCGCACCTGGTCGCCACTCCGAAGATCGTGAACACGACGCTGGAGCAGAACGACTGGTCCGAGCTCGGCGAAATGGCCGTCAAGGACTGA
- a CDS encoding ATP-binding cassette domain-containing protein, protein MFEAENLTKRFGRTEALAGVSLAAGRGRVLGLLGPNGAGKTTVIRILATLVRPDGGQARVAGFDVVRQPAQVRRRIALSGQHTSVDEELTGLANLVMIGQLLDLPRGRARLRAYELLGRFGLEDAAKRPVAGYSGGMRRRLDLAASMVGRPEVVFLDEPSVGLDPGKRDELWQTIRGLAADGVTVLLTTQYLEEADALADAIAVIDHGRVIATGTPAQLKRQVGGHTVAVRPDDPADLDEVATILTEVTGRHPEPAGQLVVPAGEEAFFAIAARLHERRIGVSELSLRLPSLDEVFRALTGSPTSEEAA, encoded by the coding sequence GTGTTCGAGGCGGAGAACCTGACGAAACGGTTCGGCCGGACCGAGGCACTGGCCGGGGTCAGCCTGGCCGCCGGCCGCGGCCGAGTGCTCGGACTGCTCGGACCCAACGGCGCGGGGAAGACGACAGTGATCCGGATCCTGGCCACACTGGTGCGTCCGGACGGCGGCCAGGCGCGCGTCGCCGGTTTCGACGTCGTACGCCAGCCGGCGCAGGTGCGGCGGCGGATCGCGCTGTCCGGCCAGCACACCAGCGTCGACGAGGAGCTGACCGGCCTGGCCAACCTGGTGATGATCGGCCAGTTGCTGGACCTGCCGCGCGGTCGGGCCAGGCTGCGGGCGTACGAGCTGCTGGGTCGCTTTGGCCTGGAAGACGCGGCGAAACGGCCGGTCGCCGGCTATTCCGGCGGCATGCGCCGGCGGCTCGACCTGGCCGCCAGCATGGTCGGCCGGCCGGAGGTGGTCTTCCTGGACGAGCCGTCGGTGGGTCTGGACCCCGGCAAGCGCGACGAGCTGTGGCAGACGATCCGAGGCCTGGCCGCCGACGGCGTGACCGTCCTGCTCACCACGCAGTATCTGGAGGAGGCCGACGCGCTCGCCGACGCGATCGCCGTCATCGACCACGGCCGGGTCATCGCCACCGGTACGCCGGCGCAGCTGAAGCGGCAGGTCGGTGGCCACACGGTGGCCGTACGGCCGGACGATCCGGCGGACCTGGACGAGGTCGCGACGATCCTCACCGAGGTCACCGGCCGGCATCCGGAGCCCGCCGGCCAGCTGGTCGTGCCAGCCGGCGAGGAGGCGTTTTTCGCGATCGCCGCGCGACTCCATGAGCGGCGGATCGGTGTCAGCGAGCTGTCGCTGCGGCTGCCGAGCCTCGACGAGGTCTTCCGCGCACTCACCGGATCACCGACCTCGGAGGAGGCCGCATGA
- a CDS encoding YciI family protein, with protein MPLYVALTYTKDVDWSAPEQAEELKEYQEFGAAAAAVIRGGHALYPTATATTVRVAGGKGGDVVASDGPYAETKEALTGFYLLECADLDEAVKVSAGLPAAWDGAVEVRPVIPRV; from the coding sequence ATGCCGTTGTACGTGGCTCTCACCTACACCAAGGACGTCGACTGGTCGGCGCCGGAACAGGCCGAGGAGCTGAAGGAATACCAGGAGTTCGGCGCCGCGGCGGCTGCGGTCATCCGTGGCGGCCACGCGCTCTATCCGACCGCCACCGCCACCACCGTACGAGTGGCCGGCGGCAAGGGCGGCGACGTGGTCGCCAGCGACGGGCCGTACGCCGAGACCAAGGAAGCGCTCACCGGCTTCTACCTGCTGGAATGCGCTGACCTGGACGAGGCGGTGAAGGTCTCGGCCGGCCTGCCGGCGGCCTGGGACGGCGCCGTCGAGGTGCGTCCGGTCATCCCTCGCGTCTGA
- a CDS encoding TetR/AcrR family transcriptional regulator, with product MRLTRAQQQERTRGAVLTAARVEFARHGYADAKIDRIAEQAELTRGAVYSNFPSKRALYLEVLTDLVGGPGEVARSTPPPTEAIGNFARVWLERLPLAGDSRADGHLQLRSLNGVLDDERARTALAQVTELEALMLALALESRVPRRCVRLAGLVLTMLNGSARLADAAPGFGDPFDVTRACEHLAALDLADSWQPAHLPYVEAAQPCDEAFEPPAAVFDEISGRAVGLGADGVIAVLGSERLSATEEVVRAAGPGDEVTVVAVTGDPAETGRLVRLRVRDLTGCLRRVFAPDAWPRFRLILGEDVGVGADATDATETAVRLHRGRIVARAHGRGAGHAAAKVSS from the coding sequence GTGAGGCTGACACGGGCACAACAGCAGGAGCGCACTCGCGGCGCCGTACTGACCGCCGCGCGCGTGGAGTTCGCCAGGCACGGATACGCGGACGCCAAGATCGACCGGATCGCCGAGCAGGCCGAGCTGACCCGCGGCGCGGTTTACTCGAATTTCCCCAGCAAACGCGCGCTGTATCTGGAGGTGCTGACCGACCTGGTCGGCGGTCCCGGCGAGGTCGCGAGGTCGACGCCGCCGCCGACCGAGGCGATCGGCAACTTCGCGCGCGTCTGGCTCGAGCGCCTGCCGCTGGCCGGTGACTCGCGCGCCGACGGCCACCTGCAGCTGCGGTCGCTGAACGGCGTGCTCGACGACGAGCGCGCGCGGACGGCCCTCGCCCAGGTCACCGAGCTGGAAGCGTTGATGTTGGCGCTGGCGCTCGAATCGCGGGTGCCGCGACGGTGCGTACGGCTGGCCGGGCTGGTGCTGACGATGCTCAACGGCTCGGCCCGGCTGGCCGACGCGGCTCCCGGCTTCGGCGATCCGTTCGACGTGACGCGCGCCTGCGAGCACCTGGCCGCGCTCGACCTCGCCGACAGCTGGCAGCCGGCGCATTTGCCGTACGTGGAAGCGGCACAGCCGTGCGACGAGGCCTTCGAACCGCCGGCAGCGGTCTTCGACGAGATCAGCGGCCGCGCGGTCGGGCTTGGCGCGGACGGCGTGATCGCGGTGTTGGGCAGCGAGCGGCTGTCGGCCACTGAAGAAGTCGTACGCGCCGCTGGCCCTGGCGACGAGGTGACCGTGGTGGCGGTGACCGGTGATCCGGCCGAGACCGGCCGGCTGGTCCGGCTCCGGGTCCGCGACCTCACCGGCTGCCTGCGACGCGTGTTCGCGCCGGACGCCTGGCCGCGTTTTCGCCTCATACTGGGCGAAGACGTCGGTGTCGGAGCTGACGCGACGGACGCGACGGAGACCGCCGTACGCCTCCACCGGGGCCGGATCGTGGCGCGCGCCCACGGCCGCGGCGCCGGTCACGCGGCAGCGAAGGTGTCGTCATGA